Proteins co-encoded in one Streptomyces sp. NBC_01571 genomic window:
- a CDS encoding ATP-binding protein, protein MDETRGNSGLERPGQPGTAPALEASLELDSDGSRIAQARHLAAAFLTEVKDRYGIPVVAATVEIAQLVVSELVTNARKYAPGPALLHLRITGPILEVELWDSNPVAPASKAPDPTRVGQHGLEIVAAFARTVTVERTAGGKRITAGVPLTPATA, encoded by the coding sequence ATGGATGAAACACGTGGGAACTCCGGCCTTGAACGACCCGGACAGCCCGGCACGGCCCCGGCGCTGGAGGCCTCGCTAGAGTTGGACAGCGACGGGTCCCGCATCGCCCAGGCCCGCCATCTCGCCGCCGCGTTCCTCACGGAGGTGAAGGACCGCTACGGCATACCGGTGGTGGCAGCCACGGTGGAGATCGCCCAGCTGGTCGTGAGCGAACTCGTCACCAACGCCCGCAAGTACGCCCCCGGGCCCGCCCTGCTGCACCTGCGCATCACCGGCCCCATCCTGGAAGTCGAACTCTGGGACAGCAACCCCGTCGCGCCGGCCTCCAAAGCCCCCGATCCGACGCGCGTCGGCCAGCACGGCCTGGAGATCGTCGCAGCCTTCGCCCGCACCGTCACCGTCGAGCGGACAGCCGGCGGCAAACGCATCACGGCCGGCGTCCCCCTCACCCCCGCCACCGCATAA